One Thiocapsa sp. genomic window, GAATCAACCACTCGTCAAGCGATTGGACACCGGAGGAGAAACCCTCGACGCGATGCGTCTCAGCGAGCGGCGCCGGGGCCTCGAGGGTCACGCCTTCCATGGGCTGGGGGCGGCCATCAAGCGCTCGTAACCCTCTCCAGCCGGGGGATGGTCCAAGACGGCGAGGAAGTGCTCGTAGGTCTCTCGGTCGACCCTGACCAGCGTCTGGTCGAGCAGCGTCTCCTCGGCGGCCCGCCGGGCGGCGTCGATCATGAAATCGGAGCGCGACCGGCCCTGAATCTTGGCGGCTTGATCGATCAGGTCGCGAATCTCCTCCCGCACCCGGAGGTTAACGGCTCGGGTGGTTGGTTCTGTGTTGGCGGTGGACGGCGAAGCGGGCATGGCGCACCTTGGCTTTGAGTGAGACCGCGATTGAGATACACATCGTATATCTTACGCTCAAGGTGTCAATGTTGTTCGGTGCCATCACGCTGGCCTTCAACCAGTTCCGCGGGTCGCGGCAGCTCTGGCTGAGCGACTCACGGACGTTCGGTATGTTTCAGGGACAGACCAGCGTTTTCGCCGGCCGCATCCATGGGCTGACTCTGGACGATGCGGAGGGCGACCTCGGCTTGGCGGTTTGAACGGGCCGCGCCGATCGCCTGCTGGTTCAGGCGCGGCGGGGGCCTAACGGCGGTGCTATGCTCGACCGTATTCCCGCTGCCGACGAGCTCGCCCGATGCGCTTCTTCAACACCGAAGGCCCGAACCGGCCGGAAAACCACTACACCCTGCCCCCACTGTCGCGCTGGGATCTGGGCGAGATCCTCGCCCTCATCGATCAGAAGAAATACTTCTTGCTGCACGCGCCCCGCCAGAC contains:
- a CDS encoding DUF1778 domain-containing protein, which gives rise to MPASPSTANTEPTTRAVNLRVREEIRDLIDQAAKIQGRSRSDFMIDAARRAAEETLLDQTLVRVDRETYEHFLAVLDHPPAGEGYERLMAAPSPWKA